In Mytilus trossulus isolate FHL-02 chromosome 6, PNRI_Mtr1.1.1.hap1, whole genome shotgun sequence, a single window of DNA contains:
- the LOC134720856 gene encoding V-type proton ATPase catalytic subunit A, translating into MAGGLDRAKSSLPKIKDEERESMFGNVFAVSGPVVVAQNMAGAAMYELVRVGHSELVGEIIRLEGDMATIQVYEDTSGVTVGDPVLRTGKPLSVELGPGIMGSIFDGIQRPLADICDITQSIYIPKGINTPALDRSKKWEFEPQGNIRIGSHITGGDIYGVVYENILVKHKIMLPPRAKGKVTWIAEPGCYDVNDVILETEFDGEKSKFTMLQVWPVRTVRPVTEKLAGNYPLLTGQRVLDALFPCVQGGTTAIPGAFGCGKTVISQSLSKYSNSDVIVYVGCGERGNEMSEVLRDFPELTMEVDGKPESIMKRTALVANTSNMPVAAREASIYTGITLSEYFRDMGYNVSMMADSTSRWAEALREISGRLAEMPADSGYPAYLAARLASFYERAGRVKCLGNPSREGSVSIVGAVSPPGGDFSDPVTSATLSIVQVFWGLDKKLAQRKHFPSINWLISHSKYTRALDEFYDKNFNDFVPLRKKCKEILQEEEELSEIVQLVGKASLAEGDKITLEVAKLIKDDFLQQNGYTPYDRFCPFYKTVGMLKNIIGFYDMAKHSIESTAQSENKVTWAIIRDQMNDLLYKLSSMKFKDPVKDGEKKIKADYEELHEELQQAFRNLED; encoded by the exons gCTGGTGGTTTAGACAGAGCTAAGAGTAGTCTACCAAAGATTAAAGATGAAGAAAGAGAATCTATGTTTGGCAATGTGTTTGCTGTTTCTGGACCAG ttgTTGTGGCACAGAACATGGCAGGAGCTGCTATGTACGAGTTGGTTCGAGTCGGACATTCAGAACTAGTAGGGGAGATCATTCGATTGGAGGGTGACATGGCAACCATCCAGGTTTATGAAGACACCT CTGGTGTAACTGTTGGAGATCCCGTATTACGAACAGGAAAACCTCTATCTGTAGAATTAGGTCCAGGAATTATGGGTAGTATTTTTGATG GTATTCAGAGACCTCTTGCAGACATTTGTGATATCACACAGAGTATTTATATACCTAAAGGTATCAACACACCAGCTTTGGACAGAAGTAAGAAATGGGAGTTTGAACCTCAAGGCAATATCAGA ATTGGTAGTCATATAACTGGAGGTGATATTTATGGAGTTGTATATGAAAATATTCTAGTcaaacacaaaatcatgttaCCACCACGAGCCAAGGGCAAGGTCACATGGATAGCTGAACCAGGTTGTTATGATGTTAAT gatGTTATATTAGAAACAGAATTTGATGgtgaaaaatctaaatttacCATGTTACAAGTATGGCCTGTACGTACAGTTCGTCCAGTCACCGAGAAATTAGCTGGTAATTACCCACTGCTCACAGGACAGAGAGTGTTAGATGCTCTTTTCCC atGTGTACAGGGTGGAACAACAGCTATCCCAGGTGCTTTTGGATGTGGTAAAACTGTAATCTCACAATCTTTGTCTAAATATAGTAACAGTGATGTCATTGTCTACGTAGGATGTGGAGAAAGAGGAAATGAAATGTCTGAAGTATTGAGAGACTTCCCTGAG TTGACTATGGAAGTTGATGGAAAACCAGAAAGTATTATGAAGAGAACAGCTTTGGTTGCCAATACATCAAACATGCCTGTAGCTGCTAGAGAGGCTTCTATTTATACTG gTATTACATTATCTGAGTACTTCAGAGATATGGGTTACAATGTATCTATGATGGCTGATTCTACGTCCAGATGGGCTGAAGCTTTGAGAGAAATTTCTGGACGTTTGGCTGAAATGCCTGCTGATTCTGGTTACCCAGCATACCTAGCTGCTAGATTGGCTTCCTTTTATGAGAGAGCTGGTCGTGTCAAATGTCTGGGTAATCCATCTAGGGAGGGAAGTGTCAGTATTGTAGGAGC TGTGTCTCCACCTGGTGGTGATTTCTCAGATCCTGTAACATCAGCTACCTTGAGTATCGTACAGGTGTTTTGGGGATTGGATAAGAAACTTGCTCAACGTAAACATTTCCCATCTATTAATTGGTTGATTAGTCATAGTAAATACACAAGAGCACTAGATGAGTTCTAtgataaaaatttcaatgaCTTTGTGCCACTTAGAAAGAAG TGTAAAGAAATTCTACAAGAAGAGGAAGAATTGTCAGAAATTGTACAGTTAGTAGGaaag GCATCTTTAGCTGAAGGAGATAAAATCACACTAGAAGTTGCCAAACTAATTAAAGATGactttttacaacaaaatgGTTATACACCTTATgatag ATTTTGTCCATTTTACAAGACTGTTGGTATGTTGAAGAATATTATAGGATTTTACGACATGGCTAAACATTCAATAGAGAGCACAGCACAAAGTGAAAACAAAGTAACATGGGCAATTATTAGAGACCAGATGAATGATTTATTGTATAAACTTAGCAGTATGAAATTTAAG GATCCAGTTAAAGATGGAGAGAAGAAAATAAAAGCAGATTATGAAGAATTACATGAAGAACTTCAACAAGCATTCCGAAATTTAGAAGATTAG
- the LOC134722340 gene encoding uncharacterized protein LOC134722340, translating to MATLLLVSCLLGSVFTLCTANSISQLSTVQKSVPKISFYPCVVPTVSKLQFCCVTENIHTATVHFYRESDDIATIHYPCDVVNQYSDFNVSCKSVGTTTVMYLDVLRFNQQTDPTLFGCRYYGKSAGYNLFSSHILTENKGYQFTNITQNSTLTWNNTNNDFTIVNPEGEIIIQKQNSVITVIGNKSKISYSKNVGNFSLNLYNTKKEDNGTYVYVTNINSNRSGITLVVLDKLDLPIIQNITTSLSSGKIWANMSCTAEQKSGAPLFYRPTFEVLWKYPLDASYSVIQNGSNLILEEVDCSSDNSQPLFCSVRELKGSYSDSQHFYPHTLCTYKPVTFPPPSEDEKNGGLIAGVVILSLMCAVLLIIAYCGKDKVKICCRSICGLCKRSPFCICRKCTKDDLDFDIHEPRFQMPHGDFGRHDDLDWRQILDLYSGDHPPTVPPPRPMLSTPRPDQYLPPPPPRPEALQGTSSSDNTVTFENDESGIDNPDFQDDEETVNGDDITVSDVSTLGATGVDHSTLVREVETCLAHLKKLLNSTENQVQVRRDNIIEDLINIYTDPTILQSYLHINVLGEPGSDWGGVSRDIFTSFWNEATALYFKGNDVHVPYLPPHKMEEERNFLLMGRILAHSTAILGYIPISICKSCMMVTIFNTTHIESNTLLEDFLLFVDLKDRNLIQSALNDFSGLSEDQKEDLQNLFYQFEMGCILKEETFRDQLLNMARNELVLKPRSLCEKLRLGIPEVHFDQFWSQMTIDHISILHARLKPTPEKVVKCLKLAEPLRLLDMRRRKVFQYFKDFIEQLGDEDLQKFLQFITGQNCVPKRTISVQFSNLSGAERRPVAHTCGYLIEIPEAYENYTDFETEFRNVLQSDILRFDVQ from the exons ATGGCTACACTATTACTGGTATCCTGTTTACTGGGTTCAGTATTCACATTATGTACAG CAAATTCCATTTCACAACTCTCAACTGTACAGAAGTCTGTTCCAAAGATCTCATTTTATCCATGTGTAGTACCGACTGTTAGCAAACTCCAATTTTGTTGTGTAACGGAGAATATCCATACAGCCACTGTCCACTTTTACCGTGAGAGTGATGACATTGCCACTATACACTATCCATGTGATGTAGTCAACCAGTACTCTGATTTCAATGTGTCATGTAAGTCTGTTGGCACAACAACAGTGATGTATTTGGATGTCCTCAGATTTAATCAACAGACAGACCCTACATTATTTGGCTGTCGGTATTATGGGAAGTCGGCAGGATACAATCTGTTCTCATCTCACA ttttaacagaaaataaaggTTACCAGTTCACTAATATTACCCAGAATTCTACCTTAACATGGAACAATACCAACAACGATTTTACGATTGTCAATCcagaaggggagataatcatacaaaaacaaaattcagtgATTACTGTTATtggaaataaatcaaaaataagttACTCTAAGAATGTGGGAAACTTctcattaaatttatataatactaAAAAAGAAGACAATGGTACTTACGTTTATGTTACCAATATCAACAGCAATAGAAGTGGGATAACTCTAGTTGTTCTAG ATAAACTTGATTTAccaattatacaaaatattaccACAAGTCTCTCATCAGGGAAAATATGGGCCAACATGAGCTGTACAGCTGAGCAGAAATCAGGTGCACCTTTATTCTACAGACCAACTTTTGAAGTGTTATGGAAATATCCCCTCGATGCCAGCTACAGTGTTATTCAGAATGGATCAAATTTAATCCTGGAGGAAGTTGACTGCAGCTCAGACAATTCACAGCCATTATTCTGCTCTGTCAGGGAATTAAAGGGAAGCTACTCTGACAGTCAACACTTTTATCCACACACACTCT GTACATACAAGCCTGTTACATTTCCGCCACCGTCAGAAGATGAGAAAAATGGTGGACTCATTGCAGGAGTTGTCATTCTTT ctcTCATGTGTGCAGTTTTACTCATTATAGCTTACTGTGG aaaagaTAAAGTAAAGATATGTTGCCGTAGTATATGTGGATTGTGTAAACGAAGTCCATTTTGTATTTGTAGAAAATGCACGAAAG ATGACCTTGACTTTGACATTCATGAGCCTCGTTTTCAGATGCCACATGGTGATTTTGGGAGACATGATGATCTTGACTGGAGACAGATCCTTGATCTTTATTCTGGTGATCATCCACCGACAGTACCTCCACCGAGACCAATGTTATCCACCCCAAGACCAGACCAATATCTCCCACCACCACCACCAAGGCCAGAGGCTCTACAAGGGACGTCATCATCTGATAATACagtaacatttgaaaatgatg aaagtGGTATAGATAACCCTGATTTCCAGGATGATGAAGAAACAGTAAATGGTGATGACATCACTGTGTCTGATGTTAGTACATTAGGGGCAACAGGGGTTGACCATTCTACACTTGTAAGAGAAGTGGAAACAT GTTTAGCCCATTTAAAGAAGCTGTTGAATTCTACTGAGAACCAGGTTCAAGTGAGACGAGACAATATCATTGAAGATCTCATCAATATTTACACTGATCCCACAATCCTTCAGTCATATTTACATATCAACGTTTTGGGTGAACCTGGGTCCGACTGGGGTGGGGTCAGCAGGGATATATTTACCTCGTTCTGGAATGAAGCCACTGCGTTGTACTTCAAAGGTAATGATGTACATGTGCCTTATTTACCTCCACATAAAATGGAGGAGGAGAGAAACTTTCTGTTGATGGGGCGTATTCTTGCTCACAGTACTGCAATTCTTGGCTATATTCCAATATCCATTTGTAAAAGTTGTATGATGGTGACAATCTTCAATACAACTCATATTGAATCCAATACTCTATTGGAAGACTTTCTACTGTTTGTTGATCTCAAAGATAGAAACCTAATCCAAAGTGCTTTAAATGACTTCTCTGGTTTATCTGAAGACCAAAAAGAGGATCTCCAGAATTTGTTTTACCAGTTTGAAATGGGCTGCATACTTAAAGAAGAAACTTTCCGTGACCAGCTGTTAAATATGGCAAGAAATGAACTGGTTTTAAAACCAAGATCTCTTTGTGAAAAGTTACGACTAGGAAttccagaagtgcattttgatCAATTTTGGTCTCAAATGACAATAGATCATATCAGCATACTTCATGCAAGATTAAAACCAACACctgaaaaagttgtcaaatgtttaaaattagcCGAACCTTTAAGGTTACTGGACATGAGAAGAAGAAAAGTTTTCCAGTATTTCAAAGATTTCATTGAACAGCTTGGAGACgaagatttacaaaaatttcTACAATTTATCACTGGACAAAATTGTGTGCCTAAACGTACAATCTCCGTCCAATTTTCTAATCTAAGTGGTGCTGAAAGGAGACCAGTAGCGCATACATGTGGCTACCTAATTGAAATTCCTGAAGCTTATGAAAATTATACAGATTTTGAAACAGAATTTAGGAATGTGTTACAATCTGACATTTTGAGATTTGATGTacagtaa